One segment of Natranaeroarchaeum aerophilus DNA contains the following:
- a CDS encoding DEAD/DEAH box helicase, with protein MTVPSDLSPEDVETVETVMAAHGYESLKETQRLAFQDGILDPGNHLLVAETGNGKTLCAETVTKKILDDGGRVGYLVPSRQLVRDKRDALREWGGDQYRIESDRTAYRTADVAVKTFDSFYRAILQNTGNARNLDLIVLDDFHEIYGGFRGPEIEKSIAAAKYEGIDIFAMSATVGNPEELAEWMDADVTVSPEGRQIEIEEHAIDTANNETKEAVVDAVRTHRDKGPFLVFNYAKPWTESRAKAVADTRAFRGSSDRNFHVELENKVDGRLTETFEKLAHALNNGVAFHHADLPKHITNWIEDLYYEGEIECLFATTTIAYGFDSPVQTVLVADIQRGPNYVGVWEYIQWIGRAARPGYGYDKGFAYTLTDEPDETAQRFFEPQRELERVETHIENQERFQWLVLELVATGWDTPHEIEAFVKEMLYWDQLTELGAWGREHGSRDERLNTRLRETADWLIEHGFISEHDTKRQFQTTALGDGAVDFAFNSFASATLLAIKEFYQWVEETDHDEVTRTAMLDKTTRLFDHSISARGGSSELEAKLEEHGIALDKYGITTGVIRWYWMNNLDTRDIEDRTEVDAAYISSTASSLSSTIEATQYLIDAAPNARRPEWFDSLTFRVDRGIRHEEVPLVENISGLGRYRVRSLQEYLRGSDIVAGRDLPDGTLWTKLTAFYESIGDSTQFEDVLRDGVDGIGPATAGNIQAFIEHGDVDSRYLESTDDSDVSSSGDTTGGYSRRTSLDDFGA; from the coding sequence ATGACCGTCCCAAGTGACCTTTCGCCTGAAGACGTGGAAACCGTCGAGACAGTGATGGCCGCCCACGGCTACGAGAGCCTCAAAGAAACGCAACGGCTGGCGTTCCAGGACGGCATTTTGGATCCCGGAAACCATCTTCTTGTGGCCGAGACGGGGAACGGCAAAACGCTTTGCGCGGAGACAGTCACAAAGAAGATCTTGGACGACGGTGGGCGTGTCGGCTATCTGGTTCCTTCCAGACAACTGGTGCGAGACAAGCGCGATGCGCTGCGGGAATGGGGAGGAGACCAGTATCGGATCGAGTCCGATCGGACTGCCTATCGAACGGCAGACGTTGCTGTAAAAACCTTTGACTCGTTTTATCGGGCGATTCTCCAAAATACGGGGAACGCTCGAAATCTGGATCTGATCGTACTCGATGACTTCCACGAAATTTACGGCGGCTTTCGCGGCCCGGAGATCGAGAAGTCGATTGCGGCTGCCAAGTACGAAGGTATCGACATTTTCGCCATGAGTGCGACGGTCGGCAACCCCGAAGAGCTCGCCGAGTGGATGGATGCTGACGTCACCGTCAGCCCGGAAGGTCGACAGATCGAGATCGAAGAGCACGCCATAGACACCGCGAACAACGAAACAAAGGAAGCGGTCGTCGATGCGGTCAGGACACACCGCGACAAAGGACCCTTCCTCGTCTTCAACTATGCAAAACCGTGGACGGAATCACGAGCGAAAGCAGTTGCTGATACCAGAGCCTTCCGTGGCTCATCTGACCGCAATTTCCACGTAGAGCTCGAAAATAAGGTCGATGGGCGGCTCACTGAAACGTTCGAGAAACTGGCTCATGCGCTGAACAATGGTGTCGCGTTTCATCATGCGGACCTCCCGAAACACATCACGAACTGGATTGAGGATCTCTACTACGAGGGGGAGATCGAGTGTCTCTTTGCCACTACGACGATCGCGTATGGTTTCGACTCGCCTGTCCAGACCGTGCTGGTCGCAGATATCCAACGCGGTCCGAATTACGTCGGAGTCTGGGAGTACATTCAGTGGATCGGACGAGCCGCTCGTCCGGGATATGGATACGACAAGGGATTTGCCTATACGCTTACTGACGAGCCCGATGAGACTGCTCAGCGCTTTTTCGAGCCCCAGCGAGAACTTGAACGGGTAGAAACACACATCGAAAATCAAGAACGGTTCCAGTGGCTCGTTCTTGAGCTGGTCGCGACAGGATGGGATACTCCTCACGAGATAGAGGCGTTCGTCAAGGAGATGCTCTACTGGGACCAGCTCACGGAACTCGGGGCATGGGGACGAGAACATGGATCCCGTGATGAACGACTGAATACCCGACTCCGGGAGACAGCGGACTGGTTGATCGAGCACGGTTTCATTTCCGAGCACGATACCAAACGTCAGTTCCAGACGACTGCACTGGGGGACGGGGCAGTTGATTTCGCCTTCAATAGCTTTGCTAGCGCCACTCTCTTGGCGATCAAAGAGTTCTACCAGTGGGTCGAGGAGACAGACCACGACGAGGTTACCAGAACTGCCATGCTTGACAAAACGACACGGCTCTTTGACCACTCAATCAGTGCACGAGGTGGTTCCTCAGAGCTCGAAGCAAAACTCGAAGAACATGGTATTGCCCTGGATAAGTATGGAATCACCACTGGGGTAATCCGCTGGTACTGGATGAACAACCTCGACACCCGGGATATCGAAGATCGAACGGAGGTCGACGCCGCGTACATATCCAGCACAGCAAGCAGTCTTTCGTCGACGATCGAGGCTACCCAGTATCTGATCGATGCTGCACCGAACGCTCGCCGCCCCGAGTGGTTCGATAGCCTGACGTTCCGTGTCGATCGGGGAATTCGACACGAGGAGGTGCCGCTGGTCGAAAATATCTCCGGTCTTGGACGGTATCGAGTTCGGTCGCTACAGGAATACCTGAGAGGCTCTGATATTGTAGCTGGACGGGATCTCCCCGACGGAACGCTCTGGACCAAACTGACTGCATTCTACGAATCGATCGGCGACTCGACACAGTTCGAGGATGTCCTGAGGGACGGCGTTGACGGCATCGGACCGGCAACTGCCGGTAACATTCAGGCGTTTATCGAGCATGGGGATGTCGATAGTCGGTATCTCGAATCGACAGACGACTCCGACGTTTCATCGTCTGGTGATACCACCGGTGGGTATAGCCGTAGGACGAGCCTTGACGATTTCGGAGCGTGA
- a CDS encoding TATA-box-binding protein yields MSELQIVNIVGAGDLQQELDIEQVGRDIAVPYSEYDPSNYHGLYLRPVEDGPLITVYRSGKYIVTGPSSLEELYGTNEKFLTKLGELDGVGEFVDTGFAVQNIVSTAELDEHINLNALSISLGLEATEYEPEQFPGLIYRPAEYPVVLLVFATGKVVITGTADTEVARKGFEHLQSEMDFESA; encoded by the coding sequence ATGAGTGAGCTACAGATCGTGAATATAGTCGGCGCAGGGGACCTGCAGCAAGAGCTGGACATCGAGCAGGTCGGAAGAGACATTGCAGTGCCGTACAGCGAATACGATCCATCGAACTATCACGGACTCTACCTCCGACCCGTTGAGGACGGACCGCTCATCACCGTATATCGAAGCGGAAAGTACATCGTGACCGGGCCATCAAGTCTCGAAGAGCTCTACGGGACAAACGAGAAGTTCCTGACGAAATTGGGCGAACTGGACGGGGTTGGTGAGTTTGTGGACACCGGATTTGCGGTCCAAAATATCGTCAGTACTGCTGAGCTAGATGAACATATAAACCTGAACGCCCTGTCTATCAGTCTCGGACTCGAAGCGACCGAATACGAGCCTGAGCAGTTTCCCGGGCTGATTTATCGACCGGCGGAGTACCCTGTCGTCCTGCTGGTGTTTGCAACCGGGAAGGTCGTTATCACGGGGACAGCCGATACCGAAGTCGCAAGAAAGGGGTTCGAGCATCTTCAGTCAGAGATGGACTTTGAATCGGCATGA